The Oryza glaberrima chromosome 5, OglaRS2, whole genome shotgun sequence DNA segment ggcgtcaaatatttaggaacggaggtagtattaacaATCGTTGAGATGTGTTGGTTTTATTCGTCTAGCCCAATCTGACCGTGACCTATTCTGTTGCCATCTCTATGCAAGATACAACCAGTTCTCTGTTATCCaatgagaaaaggaaagaagtattTTCTTTGAAGGTAGGAAAATCTTAGCATTTTTGCAAGGAAGGAGTGAGAGAAGGAGGTTCGGTTCGGATCGGATATAGGGCAGCAGCATATAGGAGAGAGAGGTACGTGGTTGAGCAGTGTTTGTGTTTGGCACGTCCACGACAGCACGAGACGGGTTGGGGACTTGGGGGGTTGAAGAAGCCAAGCTCTCCTTGGTTGGCGCGCACGTACGTTCGCTTCGCTTCGATTCGATGGCCACCGGTGACCCAAACCCTACCACCACTCCGCCGTCGCAGCAGCTGCAAGGTCTGGTTCTTGATTCCCCCGCACATATCTGATTCTTGATTTGATTGGAATTTGGAATTTGGAAATTTGGATTGGGTGGTTTGACTGACTGGAGTGGTTGCAGGAGCAGATCCCCAACCCCAATCCCAGCAGGatgccgccgccaacgccactCCGGCGGCCGTGGCCGTGAGAGAGGATTATGTCCAGAACGCCGTCAAGTTCCTCTCCCACCCCAAGGTCAGGGGCTCCCCCGTCCTCTACCGCCGCTCCTTCCTAGAGAAGAAGGGCCTTACCAAGGACGAGATCGACGAGGCCTTCCGACGAGTCCCCGTAAGTGTATCATCTCATACTCACACCCCCCCTTCTTTCTTGGGTCTTTCAGTTTTGCTACCGCTAAATTGCTTGCCCTCCTACACTACAGGATCCGCAACCCAGCgctactgctactgctgctgcttcccctTCGCCTTCACAGCACCGTAAGCTTaaccttctttcttcttctctacttAGTTTGACATACTTAGCAATATACTTATAAGAGCACTAGTCTTCTTTCATCCCACCAAATATCCACCTGTTATGATTCCATCCACTTCTTGTGTCGAGTCAAACAATGGTACCTGCACAAATTGTGTCTCATAGCTAAAGTGTTTACAAGGACCATTCAGATGTATGTACTCACCTTCTTACCTCCATGTCGATCATATGCCTTGTCTTGCTTGCTTTGCTGCAGCCAACAACCAGAACCACTCTTCTACCGTTGTGCAACCTTATGCACCAAGGCAACCAGCAACACCTGCTGGCTCTATTATTGTTGCCACACAGCCCAAGTTCAGCTGGTACCGTGCATTCGTCGCTGCAGGGCTTTTGCTTGGTTTTGGAGTTAGTGCTGCTGTGTTTGTCAAGGTATCTTCTGCTCACCTCTCCACATATCTGAAACTTTTCAACTCACTGATTCATCCATAAATCAAATTTGCATGTCTTGCATAGAAATTGCTCCTTCCTAGGCTTAAGTCTTGGATCCGCAAGGTCGTAGCTGAAGGTGATGAAAACGAGGGCAGGCAAATTAAGTCCAAGATCGATGAGGAAACTGCTGAAGCTGTAAAAGCTTCTGCATCTGCTGTTTCTGCTATTGCCAAAACTAACCAAGAATTGCTTGCTTCAAAGGATGAAGGTTTCACAGTGCTCCCCTTTGTTGTTGGCTATCCCAATTCATCTAAACATACttcatattttatatattttcttatatcaCTCATTCTGATTATTGCATGTTTGTTGACAGAAAAGAAGATACTTGTGACATTAACACAAGCACTAGATTCCCAAGCAAAAGAATTGAAATCCTTATGTGAGTCTCTGAACCATAGCAGGGATTCTATAAATATTACCAGGGAAGATAGGTTTTCTCAGTACCGGGCATTGGAAGAGCATGCCCCTTCTGCTGCAAGGAATGGTCAGTACCTAATTTCTCCATCATTTTATAGTTAAGTGCTTGTTTCTTTGCATACAATCGCATTGCAAGGTTAGCCTAGGTATGCGGaaaaatatatggtggaaaccacatatgtagtggaaacccGGAAACTACTGTTGGATTGAAAAATAGACGTTTGAGATTTGTCCATGTCatcacgagtaaaaattttactcgcaGATTTACTCATGAGTAGAAATTTTATTTGGTGTCGTGGACGAATCTCGTACATCTATTTTTCGATCCAACGGCAGTTTCCAGatttccactacatatgtggtttgcactacatactTTCCCTAGGTATGCTGCAACCATACTGGCAGGAGACTATAAATGCTACCTTTGCCTATTACCG contains these protein-coding regions:
- the LOC127773402 gene encoding peroxisomal membrane protein PEX14-like isoform X1, whose translation is MATGDPNPTTTPPSQQLQGADPQPQSQQDAAANATPAAVAVREDYVQNAVKFLSHPKVRGSPVLYRRSFLEKKGLTKDEIDEAFRRVPDPQPSATATAAASPSPSQHPNNQNHSSTVVQPYAPRQPATPAGSIIVATQPKFSWYRAFVAAGLLLGFGVSAAVFVKKLLLPRLKSWIRKVVAEGDENEGRQIKSKIDEETAEAVKASASAVSAIAKTNQELLASKDEEKKILVTLTQALDSQAKELKSLCESLNHSRDSINITREDRFSQYRALEEHAPSAARNGPVNTPWRASQQTNMYGVPNSDFGSGRPSFASTHNEATPGSFSRSYVETSAAHRGDNRSSGSKPWEMQQYSQQRIGYGSNSQLSDDGCPETQDNYGGGPSYSYHQNQNQNGKAPAPDIQAEEARPSVYISGAEERSPPPPPQRRWVPPQPPGVVMPEAVAAIRQPKSLAKQPSSEASQEAASETHANGASSSSPLPEEALVNGSDAGRSEIEEQAEAI
- the LOC127773402 gene encoding peroxisomal membrane protein PEX14-like isoform X2, whose product is MATGDPNPTTTPPSQQLQDPQPQSQQDAAANATPAAVAVREDYVQNAVKFLSHPKVRGSPVLYRRSFLEKKGLTKDEIDEAFRRVPDPQPSATATAAASPSPSQHPNNQNHSSTVVQPYAPRQPATPAGSIIVATQPKFSWYRAFVAAGLLLGFGVSAAVFVKKLLLPRLKSWIRKVVAEGDENEGRQIKSKIDEETAEAVKASASAVSAIAKTNQELLASKDEEKKILVTLTQALDSQAKELKSLCESLNHSRDSINITREDRFSQYRALEEHAPSAARNGPVNTPWRASQQTNMYGVPNSDFGSGRPSFASTHNEATPGSFSRSYVETSAAHRGDNRSSGSKPWEMQQYSQQRIGYGSNSQLSDDGCPETQDNYGGGPSYSYHQNQNQNGKAPAPDIQAEEARPSVYISGAEERSPPPPPQRRWVPPQPPGVVMPEAVAAIRQPKSLAKQPSSEASQEAASETHANGASSSSPLPEEALVNGSDAGRSEIEEQAEAI